Part of the Mobula hypostoma chromosome 15, sMobHyp1.1, whole genome shotgun sequence genome is shown below.
tcggtgaagagactatggctgtaggaaatgtttccagggtgacccctctgtgggagtggggaagatattggtggggccacccgggggtctgtgtgtccgtatgtgtagctattgtagtggctgtgaggctggtattgtggcaggGAGAAGTActggggggagccatcatattcctcatcattgcaaatccctctgcaacagagttagtcagtttttcaatgttcgtcgtcagccaggtcatactgtccataaactccctgtcggttgcctccatatgctccagtatttttttttagttttaagtcctcctgcacgagacccaacagctgtccgtcgtttggcaatttccttttaagtttttctagtctgtaactggaaaACACACACCAACTATACAGTTTCCTCTTTACTTGTTTTCtatagatgtgtcctgcgcatgcccagtagcagatttgcccaaatacccattttaatgtggacggaggtattttcaaaaacgtctggtgtggacgcctattgtttttaagtgaaaccggcattttcaaaattatccagtctagtgtggatgtagccgaaggagaaggtgcttgggaagctgaaaggtctgaaggtagatacatcATCTGGATCAGATAGACtataccctagggttctgaaaaaggcattagtaattatctttcaagaatcactagattctggtatggttctggaggactgcacAATTCCACTCTTTGAGAAAAGAGGGAGACagtagaaaagaaattataggccagttggcttgacttcagtggttaggaagatgttggaatccattattaaggatgaggttttggggtagttGGAAGTGCAGAATGAAGTAGGCCAAAATTTCCTacggggaaatcttgcctgataaatctgttggaattctttgaggaaataatagttggagtagacaaaggagagtcagtgaatgttgcttatttggattttcagaaggcctttgacaaggtgccacacatgaggctacttttCAAGGTAAGTATTGTAGttaagatactagcatggatagaagattgcctgactggcatgaagcaaagaatgggaataaaggaggcctagtctggttggctgccagtgactagtggtgttccgctggAGAagatattgggactgcttctttttaatgTTGTATATGAacaatttagatgaaggaattgatggctttgttgtcaagtttgcagacaatacaaaggtagtggaggggcaggtagtgttgaggaagcagggattctgcagaaggtcttggacagattatgaaaatgggcaaagaagtgacagatggaatacagtgtaggcaagtatactgtcatgcagtttggtagaaggaataaaggcatagactattttctaaatgcagagaaaaatcaaaaaacagaggtggaaagggacttgggagtccttgtgcaggattccctgaaggctaacttgcaggttgagtcagtggtaaggaaggcaaatgcaatgttagcattcattttgcaaGGACTAGCATATAAGTGGAAGTATGTGATGCTGAGACCACATTTGGTGAATTCTGAGCaatcttgggccccttatctcggaaaatatgtgctggtattggagaggatccagaggaggttaatgagaatgactcagtgaatgaaagggttaatgtgtgaggatggtttgatggctctgggcttgtactcactggtgtttaaaagaatcgggggtggggggatctcactgatacatcttgaatattgaaaggcctatatgaatggatgttgagatgtttcctgtcgtgtgtgagtctaggaccagagggcacagccatagaatagagggatgtacatttagaccagagatgagacggaattgctttagccagagagtggtgaatctgtggaattcattgccacggacggctgtcgaggccaagtcattgcgtatatttaaagcagaggctgattggttcttgattagtcagaatgTCGAAGATTGCGatgagaagacaagagaatggggttgagagggataatgaatcaaccatgttggaatggcagagcagattcagactaattctgctcctatgtctcatgataAATCTGCACCAACCATCAAGTTCAAGTACAAATATTATTTAACCATACATGATGAGCAgagtggcctaattttgcacatatatcttatggtcttattccaaagatgtatggtttgcTATGTTGACACCAAAAgggtggcgacacttgcgggctgcatAGCACAATCcccattgatttgatttgatgcaaaaaaatgcactcactgtatattttgacgtCTCTTTGTAGacgttcatagttcaaagtaaaatttcttGTCAGAGTATATGTCATCACGTAcaactgagattctttttccatgGACAGACTTAGCAAAACTATAGAAAATAACTGTAAATAGGATCTGTAAACAATAAACAGTAAACAAATTGAAGTCcttccctctccagtagcagaactCTACACTATGGTCTTCACCACTGAGCCCTTACAATGGCTAGGTGGGTAACGTAAATGGTGgaaacatacataattcacaaccactgccattgagttggagtttcactttaagaggctgttcTGACTTGATGTAATTTTGTAAAAAGGTTTTAGGTCACAATAAATGAGTTACTACGGTTTTTCTGAAACATGAATTACCTcctgttttatttgcaaaaatctacagctgcaccaagtttcagtgcgtccctcaacATGCCCCTTCAGCTTGCAGTGTGCCAGTTGGTAGAACTCCTGACATGCTGGCAGACCAAAGGGCATGTCAACTGAATTGATGTGTATGTCCccaggaacagcccgtagatcaagAGCCCTTTTTCATGCAACTATTCAGAATGAACCATGACACAGGCATTTTCATCTTTGTCCATACTCTTTTATCAAACCTAAAATCTGCAAAGAGGTGACCTACCATCTCTTCCCCACTACCGTCATCCCGTGAGCAGCGTGCTGTGGGAGTGGTGCTTTGGGTATGCATGATCTGACTGGAAGGGCCCCTTTCATCGACAGCAAGGCAAGGTCTCAGTGCCTGCTGATGAAGCATTTTGCCAGATGGCCCAGTCTGCTCAGGAAACTACCCCAAAGTGTTCATTGAGTCCTTCTGCAGTGTTTGCAGGATGTTCTGCACTGACCACTGGCTGATTGAAGGTGTTGGTATTTAAGGTTGATTCCCTGAAGAACAGGTACTGTCCAGCTGACTCTGACATTGTATGGCAATGGGGCCAGACCCAGCCTTCGCAACACTCTGGACAGATAGAGCCTCGGCATGTAGTGGTGGTTAAGCTTCATGCACAGCCTGATGCAACCATCCATGGAAGTAGTCATTAGGGCAAGGGCAACATTGGATAAGTCTTTGCCCCTGTTGTCCAGGAACTTGTGCGTTGTGATCCATCTGATCTGTTCCATCTTGGATCCTAGATAAACTGAAGACAGGGGTGAGTGCGCAACCCTGCCCGACTCTATACTTGATATGAAAGGTGTTTCCCACCCATTGATTTGGACTGCACTACTGGTCTGTGTAGAGCAATTGGATTCAAAAGCCCATTTTACAGTACGTCCACCACGTATGTGTGTGATAGCCTGTCAAAGCCTTTCTTCTGGTCCAGGTAGGCACCCATCTCCTGTCCTGCATGTAGGTGATGGTATCCTTCTCATTAACTGTCAAAGATCTTCCTGCCAAGTACAGCACACGTTTGATCCAaatggatcacctgtcccagaatAAATTTGACATTTGCAAACCTTGGACTAGATCTTGTAATCTGCACAACAGTGAAACACCCTTCACCTTTTTTACTTTTTCTTTATAATTTCTAAAGCATCAAAACCTTGGAACATTGAGCAAATGGCCACAATGTACTAATCTCATCATACTTAGCTTTAACATCCCAAAGCACTAAAATCGGTACACTTCAACCAGTCTGTCACATTGTGTTCTTTTAAGTTTGTTCTCACGGAACAGACTTGCTGGCCATGACATCCACTTTCCTTAAATCCCTATATATTCTGTCCAGGTGCTTTGGCtcccatccctctgcaaactAGTTCCAACCCTCTGAGTAGCATAAGTGAACTTCTCAGCCAGGATAGTTCCACCCCAGGTAAGGTGCATCTTGTCCCTCTTACTGGTGATGTTGGATTCTGAACCGGACAAAACATTCTGCAAGAACTTGGCCAATTTAGCAGAGAATAACAATTATATAAAGCAtggaacaatacaggcccttcaccccataaTGTTGTGTCATCCTTTTAACCAAATCCAAGAGCAATCTATCCTTTTCCTCCCACATggcccataaacctccatttttctttcgccCGTGTGCCAACTTTATTGAGCTGCACCAGAATTGGGCTCCAAACTCTGAAATATCCTGAACCATAAACACAACTGTCATATTGCCTCTCATCGTCCTttactcagcctatcctcatacgAGATTCGTTCTCTAATCTAGACAGCATCtaaatcccctgactaatgaaggccttcACACCAtatgcaatacatacaaaatgctggaggaactcagtaggccaggtagcatctatggaaaggaataaacagtcaacatctcaggccgagtcccttcaccaGGAGTGGGGACCTGGGATATATTCTATCTGGCCATGGAAACTTTTCAGACGCTCCAACACTATCTCTTTCTTACCCTTGACATGCTCCAGcacagtaacacacaaaatgctggagaaattcgggataggtagcatctatagagaggaataaacagtcaacgttttgggctgagatcctttattAGGGTCTCAGATTAATCAGCCTTCACTGAGAGTTGGCTCCCAAGGTAAATGTTCCCCAGAGTCCTCCTTTGTCAAGTTAGTACTGGCATGCAGCAGTAGCAGGGCTTTGGTCTTAAAAATCTCAAAAACAGGTTTGTTATTACTGACATAGAGTATACCACAAaaattgttttatggcagcagtacttCTGTGTAATCCTGCTCTCATGActctaccccttccccacacgaaaccaccacagtgggcttcacagctgaacaggtgagaagatagctgaaatgtctcaacccaagcaaggctgcaggactggatggtgtcaataccaggatgctcaaagcctgtgcccctcagctatgtggagtacttcgccatgtcttcaacctgagcctgaggctccagagggtttctgtgctgtggaagacgtcctgcctcgtccctgtgccgaagacgccgcaccccagcggcctcaatgactacagaccggttgcattgacctcccacatcatgaagaccctggagctgctccagcctatggttaggccacacttagatcccctccagttcgcctaccagccccgactaggagttgagggtgacttctccagtgtgttcaacaccaaccaccctgctctgctgggggagaagctgacagcgatgcaggtggatgctttcctggcgttatggattcttgattacctgactggtagaccacagtacgtgtgtttgcaacaatgtgtgtctgacagagtcatcagcagcactggggctccacagaggactgtcttgtctccctttctcttcaccatttagacctcggacttcaactactgcacagagtcctgTCATCTtcataagttttctgatgactgtaacaaaaaccaatttcccctgggatcaataaagtatgactatgactacgaaaTAGAAAATACTGCAGACTAcaataaatgttcataaatcattTACTAATCAAATTTCTGGAAAAGCttctttgctgctgttgttactgcacggttgggaatctttccgaaggtaggcctcaaaatccccagctttgcctgctgttggcgaccgagaaggatgtcgaatcgttcggatagtgatggcgctcagtactcggtgtcggacagctgatcagcgctccaagttttcggattgcaggggccctggcaaaaatatttaaagagtcgctgtctacaggtgaggtgccggaggattggagagtggctcgtcgttccattgtttaaaaaaggatcgaaaagtaacccgggaaattataggccgctaactttaacgtcggtagtaggtaagtagggagtactaagagacagagtctacaagcatttggatagacagggacttattagggagagtcaacatggctttgtgcgtggtaggtcaggtttgaccaatctattggagtttttcaacgaggttaccaggaaagtggatgaaggaaaggcagtggatatcatctacatggactttagtaaggcctctgacaaggtcccacatgggaggttagttaggaaaattcaggcaccaggtatacatggagaggtggtaaattggattagccattggCTCAAtagtagaagccaaagagtggtagtagcgaattgcttctctgagtggaggcctgtgactagtggtgtgccacagggatcagtgctgggtccattgttatttgtcatctatatcaatgatctggatgataatgtggtaaattggatcagcaaatttgctgatgataccaagattggaggtgtagtagacagtgaggaaggttgtcagagcctgcagagggacttggaccagctggaaaaatgggctgaaaaatggcagatggagtttaatacagacaagtgtgaggtattgcacattggaaaggacaaaccaaggtagaacatacagggttaatggtaaggcactaaggagtgcagtagaacagagggatctgggaatacagatacaaaattccctagaagtagcatcacaggcagatagggttggAAAGAGAGCTTTCGGTGCATTGGCCttaattaatcaaagtattgagtataagagctggaatgttatgatgaggttgtataaggcattggtgaggccgaatctagaatgttgtgttcagttttggtctccaaattacaggaaggatataattaaggttgaaagagtgcagagaaggtttacatggttgttgccgggacttgagaaattcagttacagagaaaggttgaataggttaggactttattccctggagtgtagaagaatgaggggagatttgatagaggcatataaaattatgacgggtatagagtgaatgcaagcaggctttttccactgaggcaaggggagaaaaaaaccagaggacatgggttaagggtgaggggggaaaggtttaaagggaacattagtgggggcttcttcacgcagagtggtggtagtatggaatgagctgccagacgaggtggtaaatgcgggttcttttttaacatttaagaataaattggacagatacatggatgggaggtatatggagggatgtggtccgtgtgcaggtcagtgggaccaggcagaaaatggttcggcacagccaagggccaaaaggcctgtttctgtgctgcagtttttctatggttctatggatgaCTCAGTCAgaccgtggtcgggcatggcagggagagtttttcttccttctctccgtctgcgtgagatgtgagacgtttgagtgactttgaacttttactgtgctcatggacttcttcatcaagttatggtattgttgcactgttgtaactatatgtcataattatgtgattttgttagttttttttagtcttggtttgtcctctgttttgtgatatcacaccgaaggaaatattgtatcatttcttaatgcatgcattactaaatgtcaataaaaaaggactgcctgtcttcataatctaaaaaaaaggctGAAGGTtctgtacctcatccctgataGCAGTAATGAAAATAAGGGCCATGTGCGAGGTGataagggtctttaatgatggacactgccttcttaAGGCATTGGCTTTTGAAGATGTTGAGTATAATGACCCCCCCCCTTAACAAATGGTCCAGCTAGGCCTGAATCTGCAGTTTTTGGTGATCTTGCTCCAGGACTGATGTTTCCCTTTAGCCAAGAGATTCCAGTCCCATGGAAACTTGAAAAAGTGTGGCAAGAATAGTTAGAAAGATTCGAGAAATAAATTGGAGAAATGAGACCCTTGTATGAACAGACTTCACATCTAGATTGGTTGTATACCTATAGAATCTAGCCATGGCACCTGAGTTTCACTCcccactgaatggtggtgcagacatGGAGGGTCAAACAGCTCTTGGGAGGAAGGTATAAAGGAGTAATGTTCCCAGATCATGTCAAGGACTTTCCATTGGATACCTCTCCAGATTGAAGGTGTGGGTTAGTCACCCAAGTTTTCACCCCTTTTGTGTGACCACATTTGAGACATTCAtaagccacacctccccccccaccccaaataaAGGCATCAGAAGGGGTATTATACAACGGGAAGGGTCTCACTACAAATCCACCCCAATTAGATCATCACCATTTCACTTCAATACCTTTATGAAGCAAACAAAACTTTCACCGTCTCATGGCACCAATTCCCCAAAACCAATGTATTTCTGGGTTGCATTTTTATGGAAACAGCCCACTCTAAAAAGTGACAATCTGataaattattttaaacattttattaaaGAATTAGATGTAGTTCAGTAAGAAGACTATTCATTTTCTTCACTGCGTAACCTGGCATTTGGATTGGTGATCTTGATAGCAAGCTGGGCTGCCCTCTCCACAATTGTCTTGCGGTTTTTGGAAGAGACATTGTGAGCAATCTCAGCACAGTATGTCCTGTAAAAGAATAAACTAGTTAAAGGATTGCACGAGTGTTAACTACACAAATCAGCACAAGTTAATGAGTGAGTCAGTCACCGTTTTTAGTGCCCATCTGGATCGTTACCAGGAGAGAGGCAAACAGTGAAACAGCACAAAATTCTTCCACAATTGAAAATTGCAAGTTAAATGTCAGTTTTAACACCAAAGAGAGACACCAGTAAGGTGTATTACACAGCATGTTTATAATACCAGTTAATTACACCATGCAGAAGTCAAATGGGTTTCAGGGCTTCTGTCagtgaacacagaacagtatggCACTGCGCAGGAACAGGCAAAGTAAACACACAACTGAATTAATCCCTTCCATTCTCTGCTTATTCACTTGCCTgtctaatacaatttaaaattcctTTATTGTATGTATTCTCCACTACAGTTGGTAGTATATTTCAGGCACTCACCAgtctctatataaaaaaaaaccatGCCCCTTTGAGcttaccccctcaccttaaatgcatgtgaAATATCTAGATATTTCAGCCCATtggagggggggggaaggagaaatatatcctatgtctctcataatcctATAAAATTTCTATCTGGTCTCTCAAAAGTACCCAATTCTAACTCTCTATAGcacttgctctctaatccagacattaTCCTGATAAACCCCTTCTGCCTACTCTTCACATTCTTcctatgaggcaaccagaactgaatgcaatactctcgATGAACTTCCCAACTCTTGGATTTTATGCATCAACTAATAAAGGTAATCATGCCACTCAATGTACTGTTGCTTTATACTTGATCACCCAAATTTTAACATCTCACACTAAGCCACATTAAACccaatctgccatttctctgcccatatcaggAAACTGATCTACAGAAgtcagcagaggtcccagtacaggcCAGAAGGCTACAAAGAATTGCACATCACCACTAATTCTAAGCTGGGAAAGGATCTACTTGAACCAGGCAAAGGATGAAAATGTACTAAGAAcctgaaagcagaaagtggagaaaTGCTCAGTAAGACAGTAAGTTCAGATATGGTGCTTCAGATACAACAAAACACTGCAATTTTAGATAGAAGAATTTTAGATGTCCAGAATTAGCAGCTGATAAGGGAGGTACATTCTAAAGTACAAATTCAGAGTTAAACTCAGACTGGGCTGGATAAAACCATTCCTTTATTTACAAATTATCTGCTTACAGATGTTCATTACGATGCCATTTAATCCAAAAGGGAACTCATTTTCTATTTACAAATATAATAGTATGGCACTCTCCACCCATAGGAACCTGCAGAACAAAGTACCTAAACTGAAACTCCCAACAGGGACACAACTTGTTAAGCCCCTGTCCATAACACCAGAGAAACTTCCAGACCTCAAATCCTGTCTATGTTGAGTTTTGCATTCTCTCTTCCACTGCTTGGGACTCTCTTGGAgtctccaatttcctcctacattccacaagttggcaggttaattgaccactgtaaatcaCCTACTCTGCAGGTAAGCAGAAATGACATGAATGTGGAGAGTAGGCAtcagagaaaacagaaaaatggcaaTTACGCTGTCAACCAGCAACACCTcattgggccaaatagccttctACTCACACATAAACACAGAAATTGAGTATACAAAAAAGCAACATTGCTAACTTGGCTCCTCAACTAGTTTTACCCATGACAGCATGCCACAACTGTCAGACAACATTGGCTCAGTTAGCTTTTAATATACTCAGAATTCCCACTTGGGTCTAATATAAAAAAGCTACATGCATCAAAGTAACAAAAGATCAGAAAGGGCTACTGAATCAACCATAAACATTAACTGATCTACACAAAGAATGCTTACTTGTTGCTCATCATCAGAACCTCCAGCTCCTTCACATTGTGAACCAAGAATTTTTTGAATCCAGAGGGTAACATGTGTTTggtcttcttgttgctgccataaCCAATGTTTGGCATAAGTATCTGACCCTTAAATCTCCGGCGAACTCTATTGTCAATACCCCTTGGTTTCCGCCAGTTACGCTGTTGAGTGAAGAAATAAATTTGAATGAAGTTTGTGCAGCCAAAATGCATCTCAATGAAAAAATATTCTTTCAGAGTATCCTCACTCTTCCAGAGATACAAGGACAATTCCTCTCCTGGAATTAACCCACTCCACTCAACCAAATCATCAAGACAACTTTCACCAAAAACATTTTGTTGCGAATGATTACACCAGTGAACTCCTTTTACTTTAGGTTTGCCCTAAGAGGGGAGATTATGTGAACAAGACTCTTTTCACCATTCGcgatgaagatgacagagtttgtcattgaaatgttgttTAAGATTAATACTTGTACCCAGCTGATAGCCAGagaaaagtttatttgtcatatatgctgaAAAAGCACTAGATCTTTTTTTCCCCAACTCTTTTCTTCCGAACTTAGAGTGGGAGACCGTATTAGAATGTAAACTGCAGGCTCAACAGTGATGAGCACTTCTCTTGGCTGTGGAATCAGAGGTTAAAAGTCTCATAACAAAGACAGATCATTTACACAGCCAGTAAATTCTCAATCCAAAGTTCAGATGTTGATTTCACTTAAAACGAAAAtgatcagacttcactgtggtaAGAGATCAATGAATTTGATCTAACCAAACAAAATAGCTCTGCTCTATATGAGCCGTAATCTCAAACATACCTACCCCTATGCCCAAACCTTACCGCAATTTTCACATAGCGATCTGACTGGTGACGGATGAACTTCTTCCTGCGTTTCTTCACAATATTAGGCTTGGTAAGAGGTCTTAGGGCAGCCATGGTAACTGTCAAAAATAAAAGCATTGAACTTTAATTGCAAATCCCAGGTTTACAGCAACCATCCAAACATGCTTAACTGAATCATCTAGACGACACAGTAGTGAAGCAGTTACTGTAAcgcttcacagcaccagcaatcagatCAGGGTTCAATCCCCTCcactgttaggagtttgtatgctctccctgtgactgcaaggATTTTGCCGTGCGCACTATTTTACTCCCGCTTTCCAAAGGTGCACAGCTTATTGTGTGGCACGTTACGTTGACGCCCAAGCAtgagactgtgttggtcactgacacaaaCCATGCATGTCACTACATGTTTCATGTTTCCATGcacatgagacaaataaagctaatctttaatcgaTGAGATTTCGATTCAATTTAGAAGGCAGACCTGCAACTCAACAGCAAGTATCAGTTGATAGTGTGAAGCATCATAATCTTAACTGCACTCTTGGTGTACAGCTCTGTAGTAGGCTCTTTCATTTATTTTCCCTGTGATGATGTTTTCATCACTTCCACGCAAAACGCCTAACTTTACGCTATATTGACAACATCCATCCACTTACCCTGTCATCCACATTTAAGATGACAGTTGATTATAGTATATTCTTCAAACCTTTTACATTCTAACAAGAGGAACCATAAACAACTGCAAGTCTTGAAATAGTTTTATTCTTAAACAATGTCATCCATCTGCACTCACCCTCACAGCATTGATGCACAACGTGCTGgctttaaattgaattgaatggaaAACTCTCCTAGATAAGATATATTATTTGAAAACATTACATACAACTTAAAAGTGTAAGCCCGTGTTTCTCGCCAGAGACTTATTATTTCAGGTGGAGTTTTATTTCTTAGCAGTACAAACTGCTTAAGATCGAGGAATTGTCAAGGTCCCGATTTCAGTTCTCAGCCCACTACAGCACTACAACTGAGGACGATTGTTCTGAACCAGCTCTACCCGACCACCTCACTCCGTAGTGGCAGGGAAGCCTGTGGCCTATTGCCATAT
Proteins encoded:
- the rpl32 gene encoding 60S ribosomal protein L32 — protein: MAALRPLTKPNIVKKRRKKFIRHQSDRYVKIARNWRKPRGIDNRVRRRFKGQILMPNIGYGSNKKTKHMLPSGFKKFLVHNVKELEVLMMSNKTYCAEIAHNVSSKNRKTIVERAAQLAIKITNPNARLRSEENE